One genomic window of Panicum hallii strain FIL2 chromosome 6, PHallii_v3.1, whole genome shotgun sequence includes the following:
- the LOC112898118 gene encoding agmatine coumaroyltransferase-2-like — protein sequence MEIVVQSSKVVKPAYGEGSTPAVDVVIPLTVFDEVYDEYMSSIHGFRSPSPTPEALEAGLARALAEYREWAGRLIAADGSPAAGRRALLLNDAGARFVEATAGIALEAAMPLLLQPAAARRLHPSGEGAEELMLVQVTRFACGSLVVGHTMHHAVGDGFAMCQCLLAWGQCTRGATVDPVPVHDRESFFLPRHPPRVEFDHRGTEFKVPNDNDDDDEKKSPPRAADNDLVVTHKVRFSREFISDLKSRASAAATTLRPYTTMQCLVAHLWRCVTRARGLDGGEATTMLHMAVNGRARMRSPRVPQGYTGNLVLRAHPAATARELLAGPLGRAAELIRREVARVDDAYFRSFIDFIGSGAVEEEGLEPMYDAAESPDVDVYCLYRIPFYDLDFGGGRQFLYMPSNQPVDGTVYILPLCPQGDGSVEALVSLYSRAMEAFKDCCFSLVHYKKIA from the coding sequence ATGGAGATCGTCGTGCAGTCATCCAAGGTCGTCAAACCCGCCTATGGCGAGGGCAGCACTCCGGCCGTGGACGTCGTGATCCCCCTCACCGTCTTCGACGAGGTCTACGACGAGTACATGTCCAGCATCCACGGCTTCCGCTCACCGTCCCCGACCCCCGAAGccctcgaggcggggctcgcgAGGGCCCTGGCCGAGTACCGCGAGTGGGCCGGCAGGCTGATCGCCGCGGACGGGTcgcccgcggccggccggcgcgcgcTCCTGCTGAACGACGCCGGTGCGCGGTTCGTCGAGGCGACGGCCGGCATCGCGCTGGAGGCCGCCatgccgctgctgctgcagccggcggcggcgcggcgcctgCACCCCAGCGGCGAGGGCGCGGAGGAGCTCATGCTGGTCCAGGTCACGAGGTTCGCGTGCGGCTCCCTTGTCGTCGGCCACACCATGCACCACGCCGTCGGCGACGGCTTCGCCATGTGCCAGTGCCTGCTCGCCTGGGGCCAGTGCACCCGCGGCGCCACCGTCGACCCCGTCCCGGTGCACGACCGGGAGTCCTTCTTCCTGCCCCGCCACCCGCCCCGGGTCGAGTTCGACCACCGCGGCACCGAGTTCAAGGTCCCCAACGataacgacgacgacgacgagaagaagagcccgccgcgcgccgccgacaACGACTTAGTGGTGACGCACAAGGTGCGCTTCAGCAGGGAGTTCATCTCCGACCTGAAGTCGCGGGCATCCGCGGCGGCGACCACGCTCCGTCCGTACACCACCATGCAGTGCCTGGTGGCGCACCTCTGGCGGTGCGTGACCAGGGCGCgggggctcgacggcggcgaggccaCGACGATGCTGCACATGGCCGTGAACGGGCGGGCGCGGATGAGGAGCCCGCGGGTGCCCCAGGGGTACACCGGCAACCTCGTGCTGCGCGCGCACCCGGCCGCCACCGCGCGGGAGCTGCTGGCCGGCCCCCTAGGGCGCGCCGCGGAGCTCATCCGCCGGGAGGTCGCCCGCGTGGACGACGCCTACTTCAGGTcgttcatcgacttcatcggcTCCGGGGCCGTCGAGGAGGAAGGGCTGGAACCCATGTACGACGCGGCGGAGAGCCCGGACGTCGATGTGTACTGCCTGTACAGGATCCCCTTCTACGACCTCGACttcggtggcggccggcagttCCTGTACATGCCGAGCAACCAGCCAGTGGATGGCACCGTCTACATCCTGCCGCTGTGCCCCCAGGGCGACGGGAGCGTAGAGGCGCTCGTGTCCCTCTACAGCCGCGCTATGGAGGCCTTCAAGGACTGCTGCTTCTCCTTGGTGCACTACAAGAAAATAGcataa